A single genomic interval of Tursiops truncatus isolate mTurTru1 chromosome 1, mTurTru1.mat.Y, whole genome shotgun sequence harbors:
- the KLHDC7A gene encoding kelch domain-containing protein 7A — MLPTGEGAEAQGCHLDMQLAGKVVLSAAALLLATAAYRLYKPRPAQAPLGGGNAKAEAKDEAEGSRQPAIQEAVSGAPQWGLRRRRGSKGAGVSLGCSWENPEGPGVLATGAPPADSEAQATGKPERKCAGEEQGGQCTDSGLAPPRGSGQEAGTAAGGKLPCRAHWCSEPQSSLTGLAAADGSGVSGELAPWRDSRSQEHLGTGEQESSDRCGAAHTEGKSDMNKSWVFTRVTGVHREEAGALRAASDMGLALRQQEGATEASYTFLSVARVRVEENFIPEKMEGARPRLKRKVYDYCVESTRQATSRDRLAPRTAALAEAPPPVSGPGPLGVGAASGGQADDTVGGVGTTAPPEPVLSPSAQGFSRKQSLLQIVENPELQLQLEGFGDPAPSCPDQSALPTSPISQGSLGSGSAGSSGKPHLHSVAGANFFHLPLSPGSAPGAHLDLGNCYEVLAFAKKQSLEALKEAAYKVMSDNYLQVLRSPDIYGCLSGAERELILQRRLRGRKHLVVADMCPQEDSSRLCCYDDERDVWHPLARLPPEAVSRGCAVCSLFNYLFIVSGCQGFGHQPSNRVFCYNPLTGIWSEVCPLNQARPHCQLVALDGHLYAIGGECLNTVECYDPRLDRWTFSPPLPSDTFALAHTAAACAGEIFVTGGSLRYLLLRFSTQEQRWRAGPTGGGKDRTAQMVAVKGFLYRFDLNRSLGISVYRCSASTRLWYECATYRTPYPDTFQCAVVDDLIYCVGRQRTLCFLADYVSPRFVPEELQSFPSPQGTLLPTVLTLPGPDVPQTRV; from the coding sequence ATGCTCCCCACAGGAGAGGGAGCAGAGGCCCAGGGCTGCCATCTGGACATGCAGCTGGCGGGCAAGGTGGTGCTGTCTGCCGCTGCCCTGCTCCTGGCGACCGCAGCCTACAGGCTGTACAAGCCAAGGCCTGCCCAGGCCCCCCTGGGGGGTGGGAACGCCAAGGCTGAGGCCAAGGACGAGGCAGAGGGCTCCAGGCAGCCTGCCATCCAGGAGGCTGTTTCCGGGGCGCCACAGTGGGGCCTGAGACGCCGGAGGGGAAGCAAGGGGGCCGGAGTATCGCTGGGCTGCAGCTGGGAGAATCCGGAGGGTCCCGGAGTCCTGGCGACAGGAGCACCTCCTGCAGACTCAGAAGCCCAAGCGACTGGGAAACCCGAGAGGAAATGTGCTGGTGAGGAACAGGGTGGGCAGTGCACGGACTCTGGCCTGGCACCTCCTCGGGGCAGTGGCCAGGAAGCCGGAACAGCTGCTGGCGGTAAGCTGCCCTGTCGCGCCCATTGGTGCAGTGAACCCCAAAGCTCCCTAACTGGCCTCGCTGCAGCGGACGGCAGCGGTGTGAGCGGCGAGCTTGCCCCATGGCGGGACAGCAGATCCCAGGAGCACCTGGGGACCGGGGAGCAGGAATCCTCCGACCGGTGCGGGGCGGCCCACACAGAAGGCAAGAGTGACATGAACAAGAGCTGGGTCTTTACGCGTGTGACAGGGGTCCACAGGGAAGAGGCTGGGGCCCTCCGGGCTGCCTCGGACATGGGCCTGGCCCTGCGTCAGCAGGAGGGAGCCACCGAGGCCTCCTATACCTTCTTGTCTGTGGCCCGGGTTCGAGTGGAGGAGAATTTCATACCGGAGAAGATGGAGGGGGCCAGGCCCAGGCTGAAGCGCAAGGTGTACGACTACTGTGTTGAATCCACCCGTCAGGCCACCTCCAGGGACAGGCTGGCCCCCAGAACAGCAGCCCTGGCGGAGGCTCCACCCCCTGTGTCAGGGCCAGGCCCCCTGGGAGTGGGGGCAGCCTCGGGAGGCCAGGCCGATGACACAGTAGGTGGAGTGGGGACAACCGCCccccctgagcctgtgctgtCACCCTCCGCACAAGGCTTCAGCAGGAAGCAGAGCCTCCTTCAGATCGTGGAGAACCCGGAGCTCCAGCTGCAGCTCGAAGGCTTTGGGGACCCTGCTCCATCGTGCCCAGACCAGAGcgccctgcccaccagccccaTATCCCAGGGTTCTCTTGGGTCCGGCTCAGCTGGAAGCAGCGGGAAGCCCCACCTGCACTCTGTGGCTGGGGCCAATTTCTTTCACCTCCCACTCAGCCCTGGATCAGCCCCAGGTGCCCACCTGGATCTGGGCAATTGTTATGAGGTGCTGGCCTTTGCCAAGAAGCAGAGCCTGGAGGCCCTGAAGGAAGCCGCCTACAAGGTGATGAGTGACAACTACCTCCAGGTCCTGCGCAGCCCAGACATCTATGGGTGCCTGAGTGGGGCAGAGCGGGAGCTGATCCTCCAGAGACGGCTCCGGGGCCGCAAGCACCTGGTGGTGGCCGACATGTGCCCCCAGGAAGACTCCAGCCGCCTCTGCTGCTATGACGACGAGCGGGATGTCTGGCACCCGCTGGCCCGTCTGCCCCCTGAGGCTGTGTCCCGGGGCTGTGCCGTCTGTAGCCTCTTCAATTATCTCTTCATCGTGTccggttgccaggggtttgggcACCAGCCCTCCAACCGTGTCTTCTGCTACAACCCGCTGACGGGCATCTGGAGTGAGGTGTGCCCTCTGAACCAGGCCCGCCCTCACTGCCAGCTGGTGGCCCTGGATGGACACCTGTACGCCATCGGGGGTGAGTGTCTGAACACGGTGGAATGCTACGACCCTCGCCTGGACCGCTGGACCTTTTCCCCGCCGCTCCCCAGTGACACCTTTGCCCTGGCGCACACAGCCGCGGCGTGCGCCGGAGAGATCTTCGTCACCGGCGGCTCCCTGCGCTACCTGCTGCTCCGATTCTCCACCCAGGAGCAGCGCTGGCGGGCCGGCCCCACTGGGGGCGGCAAGGACCGCACGGCCCAGATGGTGGCGGTCAAAGGCTTTCTCTATCGCTTTGACCTCAACCGCAGCCTGGGCATCAGCGTGTACCGCTGCAGCGCCAGCACCCGCCTCTGGTACGAGTGCGCCACATATCGGACCCCTTACCCGGACACCTTCCAGTGTGCCGTGGTGGACGACCTCATCTACTGTGTGGGGCGCCAGCGTACCCTCTGCTTCCTGGCCGACTACGTCTCACCCAGGTTTGTGCCCGAGGAGCTACAGAGCTTCCCCTCCCCGCAGGGCACCCTCCTGCCCACCGTCCTGACCTTGCCCGGCCCTGATGTGCCCCAGACCAGGGTCTAG